The following proteins are co-located in the Clostridiales bacterium genome:
- a CDS encoding 5-methyltetrahydropteroyltriglutamate--homocysteine S-methyltransferase: MGKLFENTTKREIPPFRFDAVGSYLRPQPLKEAREAFRNATITLEELTQVEDTEIRKLVAKQKEIGLAAVTDGEFRRSYWHLDFFWGFEGVEHVLMDRGYLFHGEETRADSARLTGKVRFQGHPFLSHYKFLKEAAGDDVLARQTLPAPAQFYAELVRDVNEKEIGKYYSEREELYQDISKAYREAILAFYELGCRNIQLDDCTWGMLCDKSFWKAMAGDGYDINELQELYLRLNNDAITDLPEDLTVTTHICRGNYHSTWATTGGYDPVAETLFGRENVSAYYLEYDTERAGDFTPLKSVSGNKLVVLGLVTSKSGKLEKKEDIIGRIKEASRYIPADQLCLSPQCGFASTEEGNILTEEEQWRKLEFIKEIAEEVWGV, from the coding sequence ATGGGTAAGCTATTTGAAAATACAACAAAACGAGAAATTCCACCGTTCCGATTCGATGCTGTCGGAAGCTATCTTCGCCCCCAGCCGTTAAAAGAAGCCAGAGAGGCGTTTCGTAACGCAACCATTACGCTGGAAGAACTCACACAAGTGGAGGATACTGAAATTAGAAAGCTGGTGGCAAAGCAGAAGGAAATCGGCCTGGCTGCGGTAACCGACGGAGAGTTTCGACGAAGCTATTGGCATCTGGACTTTTTCTGGGGCTTTGAAGGGGTTGAACATGTTTTGATGGATCGAGGATACCTCTTCCACGGAGAAGAGACGAGAGCGGATTCAGCAAGACTAACTGGAAAAGTTCGGTTTCAAGGGCATCCCTTTCTGTCCCATTACAAATTCTTAAAAGAGGCAGCAGGTGATGATGTCCTTGCAAGGCAGACCCTTCCTGCACCGGCTCAGTTTTATGCAGAGCTGGTTAGAGATGTAAATGAAAAAGAAATCGGTAAATACTACAGCGAACGGGAGGAGCTGTATCAGGATATCTCCAAAGCCTATCGAGAAGCAATTTTGGCTTTTTATGAGCTGGGCTGCAGGAATATCCAGCTGGATGACTGCACCTGGGGCATGCTTTGCGATAAAAGCTTCTGGAAGGCGATGGCAGGAGACGGTTATGATATCAATGAGCTTCAGGAGCTCTACCTGCGATTGAATAACGACGCAATTACGGATCTTCCTGAAGACCTGACGGTAACGACCCATATCTGCAGAGGAAATTATCACTCCACCTGGGCGACCACCGGCGGGTATGATCCAGTTGCAGAGACATTGTTTGGCAGAGAGAATGTTTCCGCATACTACCTGGAGTATGATACGGAGCGGGCGGGAGATTTCACACCACTAAAGTCGGTTTCCGGAAATAAGTTGGTTGTTTTGGGTCTTGTTACCAGCAAGTCAGGGAAGCTGGAAAAGAAAGAGGATATCATAGGCAGGATTAAAGAAGCTTCAAGGTATATCCCAGCAGATCAGTTGTGCTTGAGCCCGCAGTGCGGGTTTGCTTCTACAGAAGAGGGCAATATTTTGACTGAGGAAGAACAGTGGAGGAAGCTGGAGTTCATTAAAGAGATTGCCGAGGAAGTGTGGGGCGTATAA
- a CDS encoding 5-formyltetrahydrofolate cyclo-ligase, translated as MEENRIQKNMQRQEAIAARKALDPEIRKRFSQVISEKLIAEPAFAKAGTILSYQAFGEEADPRQIDADAVKAGKRVAYPLCYEKGIMAAAIPTVEDGWEEGRYGIKTPVESKSLILNPLEIDLIVVPCVAYEGSKKMRIGWGAGYYDRYLPQCKNAVTIAIGFEAQHIKDLTCDPWDIPLDVVITEARRY; from the coding sequence ATGGAAGAGAATCGTATCCAGAAAAACATGCAGCGGCAGGAAGCAATTGCTGCCCGTAAGGCGCTCGACCCGGAGATTCGAAAGAGGTTCAGTCAGGTCATTTCAGAAAAGCTCATTGCGGAGCCAGCTTTTGCAAAGGCAGGAACGATTCTCTCCTACCAGGCCTTCGGAGAAGAGGCAGATCCCCGGCAGATAGACGCTGATGCTGTCAAAGCGGGGAAGAGGGTTGCTTATCCCCTCTGCTATGAGAAGGGGATCATGGCTGCGGCAATTCCCACGGTGGAAGATGGCTGGGAAGAAGGAAGGTATGGGATCAAAACACCGGTGGAATCCAAATCCCTAATCTTAAACCCTCTTGAAATTGATCTGATCGTTGTTCCTTGCGTTGCTTATGAGGGAAGTAAAAAAATGAGAATTGGCTGGGGTGCAGGATACTATGATCGCTATCTTCCTCAGTGCAAAAATGCGGTAACCATTGCGATTGGTTTCGAGGCCCAGCATATAAAAGACCTTACCTGCGACCCATGGGATATTCCCCTCGATGTGGTTATTACAGAAGCCAGGAGATACTGA
- the lysA gene encoding diaminopimelate decarboxylase: MKIFDNKIYGQKDGCFCFDGQNLTELADTYGTPLYIFSERELKRNVQEINEQFGRFREKVSIHYAAKCESTVAVLQIVRKAGGSLEVNSGGELFKGLYSGFKGNQIVFNGVSKSEDEIEMAIINNIKSINVDSLYELKRILRVAGRLKKKAKICLRIVPEVSTGVVKGNETGTHESKFGITLDEVERAVRLALENQSLVILRGYHFHIGTQTYDLKSFVEALRTMLQMAARIYKSTGFRPDLLNIGGGLPVPHYIDPTASQYMPRNIYAMLKSELSIEQIAKEICGELAEEKVQHWAGVECGALFRDTELLLEPGRKISASAGVLLSRIENEKERRELDESWLMIDAGFNTLMEVKTYSWYYHMVCANKMNELPTKPFKVAGPCCDSGDVYFDIDYHKSLPDYRVFPESTEPGDLIAMLNVGAYGTPNMSNYNGRPKAGVLLIRENGDVIVIKPAQKYGDLVSDEIKL, from the coding sequence ATGAAAATATTTGATAATAAGATTTATGGGCAAAAGGATGGCTGCTTTTGTTTTGACGGGCAAAACCTAACGGAGCTGGCCGATACCTACGGAACACCGCTGTACATATTTTCGGAGCGGGAGCTGAAGCGGAATGTTCAGGAGATCAATGAACAATTTGGACGCTTTCGGGAGAAGGTTTCCATACACTACGCGGCGAAATGCGAATCAACCGTTGCAGTTCTTCAAATCGTTCGAAAGGCGGGAGGCAGTCTGGAGGTCAATTCAGGAGGAGAGCTCTTCAAAGGTCTTTACTCCGGATTCAAAGGCAATCAGATTGTCTTTAACGGAGTGAGTAAATCGGAGGATGAGATTGAGATGGCCATCATCAATAATATCAAATCTATCAACGTTGATTCTCTGTATGAATTGAAACGAATCCTGAGGGTAGCCGGTAGATTAAAGAAAAAGGCAAAGATCTGTCTGCGTATCGTCCCGGAAGTTTCCACCGGCGTGGTAAAGGGCAATGAGACTGGAACCCATGAATCGAAATTTGGCATCACGCTTGATGAGGTGGAAAGAGCAGTCCGGCTGGCGTTGGAAAACCAAAGTCTGGTGATACTCAGGGGGTACCATTTTCATATTGGGACACAGACCTACGATCTGAAATCCTTTGTCGAGGCCCTTCGCACAATGCTTCAGATGGCAGCAAGGATATACAAATCCACAGGCTTCCGACCGGACCTGCTGAATATCGGAGGCGGGCTGCCGGTTCCCCATTATATCGATCCTACAGCAAGTCAGTATATGCCCAGAAATATCTATGCCATGCTGAAAAGTGAGCTTTCCATCGAACAAATCGCAAAAGAAATTTGCGGAGAACTAGCAGAAGAGAAGGTTCAGCATTGGGCCGGAGTGGAGTGTGGGGCACTGTTTCGCGATACTGAGCTGCTCCTTGAGCCAGGCCGGAAAATTTCCGCTTCTGCGGGAGTTCTTCTTTCACGGATCGAAAATGAAAAGGAGCGGAGAGAGCTTGACGAAAGCTGGCTGATGATTGATGCCGGATTCAATACCTTGATGGAAGTGAAGACCTATTCCTGGTATTACCATATGGTTTGTGCAAATAAGATGAATGAGCTTCCCACCAAGCCGTTCAAGGTTGCCGGTCCGTGCTGCGATTCGGGTGACGTGTATTTCGATATTGATTATCATAAAAGCCTGCCCGATTATCGGGTCTTCCCAGAGTCCACAGAACCGGGAGACTTAATTGCCATGCTCAATGTGGGTGCTTATGGTACTCCAAACATGTCCAATTATAACGGACGCCCTAAGGCAGGTGTTCTGCTGATTCGGGAAAATGGTGATGTCATCGTAATAAAGCCTGCTCAAAAGTATGGTGATCTTGTAAGTGATGAAATAAAACTATAG
- a CDS encoding metal-binding protein → MDKCYSFFTNSQCEYFPCHKGIDEKAFNCLFCYCPLYALKDRCGGRFRYIGNIKDCSGCTVPHRKQNYGYITGRFAEIAEASKPDGRVSD, encoded by the coding sequence ATGGATAAATGCTATAGCTTTTTTACCAATTCCCAGTGTGAATATTTTCCATGTCACAAGGGAATTGATGAGAAAGCGTTTAACTGTCTGTTTTGCTACTGCCCGCTGTATGCGCTAAAGGACCGATGTGGAGGAAGGTTTCGTTACATCGGAAACATCAAGGACTGCAGCGGCTGTACCGTACCACACAGAAAGCAGAATTACGGGTACATTACTGGTAGATTTGCAGAAATTGCAGAAGCATCGAAACCTGACGGTAGGGTCTCTGACTAA
- a CDS encoding response regulator transcription factor, with product MDAKKVLIIEDEKSISDIIKFNLVKEGFEVDTAYDGQEGLEKALARQPDLILLDVMLPLMDGFQVCKKVRETCSVPILMLTAKEEEVDKVLGLELGADDYITKPFGMRELIARIKANIRRTDLMASLQDVPSNIQDFGSLAIDLNRYEVRKHGKALELTLREFELLKYLAERENKVFSREQLLEEVWGYEYYGDIRTVDVTVRRLREKLEDDSSDPKYIMTKRGIGYYFRRP from the coding sequence ATGGACGCTAAAAAAGTGCTGATTATCGAAGATGAAAAATCCATATCAGATATTATAAAATTTAACTTGGTGAAGGAAGGCTTTGAGGTGGATACGGCATACGACGGGCAGGAAGGTCTTGAAAAGGCACTTGCGCGGCAGCCTGACTTAATCCTTCTTGATGTAATGCTTCCGCTAATGGACGGATTTCAGGTCTGCAAAAAAGTCAGAGAAACCTGTTCCGTTCCTATTTTGATGCTCACTGCAAAGGAAGAAGAGGTAGATAAGGTTCTGGGACTGGAACTGGGAGCAGATGATTATATCACAAAACCCTTTGGCATGAGGGAACTTATTGCAAGAATCAAGGCCAATATCAGAAGAACGGATCTTATGGCGAGCTTGCAGGATGTGCCTTCCAATATTCAGGACTTCGGCAGTCTGGCAATTGATTTGAATCGATATGAAGTCAGGAAACACGGAAAAGCTCTTGAACTGACACTGCGGGAATTCGAACTGCTTAAGTACCTGGCGGAACGGGAAAATAAGGTGTTTTCCAGAGAACAGCTTCTTGAAGAAGTCTGGGGTTACGAATATTATGGAGATATCAGGACCGTTGATGTAACGGTGCGCCGACTGCGGGAAAAGCTTGAGGATGATTCCAGCGATCCCAAATACATCATGACAAAAAGAGGTATTGGGTACTATTTCAGGAGGCCGTAA
- a CDS encoding cell wall metabolism sensor histidine kinase WalK yields MIGKKRWSSIRWKIVFIYFLLVFIATTIIGVFIMSQLEAYYKGSISYNITRMVEESMLRTSLQEYGDLASHQAEIQINIDNWGRRVQQEIFVIDDELTIIASNNENLILKSAVGFLNQDLIVSGLSGKIDEKDEVIESLKKETPVKSLVFPIGEEDAIKGVLYIREDMTSVYDTINKSKLIFVQAMAIALLITVVLGFFIARSITVPINDVTEKAEKMAKGDFSQEVSVKSDDEIGRLAEMFNLLRQQLNLTLSEISNEKSKLETILKYMADGLIAVDLSGHIIHANPAAMAMLSITADDMENRYYDDIIRNYNEGLMFDKLRENSKDGGNSDIFFYGGSTFAVRYDRFKDENAQDVGIIMILQDITERQKLENMQTDFVANVSHELKTPLTTIKSYTETLLDGHVDDKETETQFLGIIDAEADRMNRLVKELLQLSRMEYKQEKWNKKESNLISLLKSVVTKVEITAKNKNQHMNCIFDESQKIMAVIDRDGIEQVLLNVLSNAIKYTQEGGRIDIDALRKDRWAQIIVTDNGIGIPEKELSRVFERFFRVDKARSRAMGGTGLGLAISKQIVEEHKGTIEIESKEGRGAKVTVTLPLSHARGIKDIV; encoded by the coding sequence ATGATCGGAAAAAAGAGATGGTCCAGCATTAGATGGAAGATTGTTTTTATCTACTTTCTTCTTGTTTTTATCGCAACGACAATCATCGGTGTTTTTATTATGAGTCAGCTAGAGGCTTATTATAAAGGCTCAATTAGTTACAACATTACCCGTATGGTTGAGGAAAGTATGCTGCGTACGTCTCTTCAGGAATATGGGGATCTTGCCAGTCATCAGGCAGAGATTCAGATTAATATTGACAACTGGGGGCGGCGTGTTCAGCAGGAAATCTTCGTCATAGATGACGAGCTTACGATCATTGCCTCCAACAATGAAAACTTAATTTTGAAAAGTGCGGTGGGGTTTCTGAATCAAGATCTGATTGTGAGCGGACTCTCCGGAAAGATCGATGAAAAGGACGAAGTGATCGAGTCTTTAAAAAAAGAAACACCGGTAAAAAGTCTCGTCTTTCCAATCGGTGAAGAAGATGCGATTAAAGGGGTTCTTTATATACGCGAGGATATGACCAGCGTTTATGATACCATCAATAAATCAAAGCTTATCTTCGTTCAAGCGATGGCGATCGCGCTGTTGATCACCGTTGTCCTTGGTTTTTTTATCGCTAGAAGCATTACTGTTCCCATCAATGATGTGACAGAAAAAGCCGAAAAAATGGCCAAAGGAGACTTCAGCCAAGAGGTCAGCGTCAAATCAGATGATGAAATCGGACGGCTCGCCGAAATGTTTAACTTGCTCAGGCAGCAGCTCAATCTCACACTCTCCGAAATATCCAATGAAAAAAGCAAACTGGAAACCATTTTGAAATACATGGCGGACGGGCTCATCGCCGTAGACCTGTCTGGTCATATTATTCATGCAAACCCTGCGGCGATGGCAATGCTCAGCATTACAGCCGACGATATGGAGAACCGCTATTATGATGATATCATCAGGAATTATAACGAAGGACTGATGTTTGATAAACTTCGGGAAAACAGCAAAGACGGCGGCAACTCAGACATATTCTTCTATGGCGGCTCTACCTTTGCGGTGCGATATGACCGATTCAAGGATGAAAATGCTCAGGATGTGGGCATTATCATGATTTTGCAGGATATTACGGAACGCCAGAAGCTGGAAAACATGCAGACAGATTTTGTGGCAAATGTCTCCCACGAATTGAAGACACCGCTGACAACGATCAAAAGCTATACGGAGACACTTTTGGATGGCCACGTGGATGATAAAGAGACGGAAACTCAATTCCTGGGCATCATAGATGCAGAAGCTGATCGTATGAACCGTTTGGTCAAAGAGCTTCTACAGCTTTCCAGGATGGAATATAAGCAAGAGAAATGGAACAAGAAGGAGAGCAATCTCATCAGTCTTCTGAAATCAGTGGTGACCAAGGTTGAAATTACCGCAAAAAATAAGAACCAGCATATGAACTGCATCTTTGACGAAAGCCAGAAAATTATGGCGGTCATCGACAGAGATGGAATTGAGCAGGTACTGCTCAACGTACTTAGCAATGCAATCAAGTATACGCAGGAAGGCGGGCGAATCGACATTGATGCGCTTCGGAAGGATCGATGGGCCCAGATTATTGTAACTGACAACGGGATCGGTATTCCGGAGAAAGAATTGTCGCGGGTGTTCGAACGTTTCTTCCGAGTGGATAAGGCCCGGTCAAGGGCGATGGGAGGAACCGGACTCGGTTTAGCCATCTCCAAGCAGATTGTAGAGGAACACAAGGGAACCATTGAAATTGAGAGTAAGGAAGGACGCGGCGCCAAAGTCACGGTGACCTTGCCCCTCTCTCATGCCAGAGGTATTAAGGATATCGTGTAA
- the yabP gene encoding sporulation protein YabP, producing MDTHVVNIDNRERVSVTEVADVESFNEEIILLSLKNGGLIIRGEKLHIQKLDLEEGRVLITGSIGSAVYTEKKDRQDKGFLKKILK from the coding sequence ATGGATACACATGTAGTGAATATAGACAACAGAGAAAGAGTTTCCGTTACAGAAGTTGCGGATGTGGAAAGCTTCAACGAGGAGATCATCCTGCTGAGTTTGAAGAACGGCGGCCTGATTATCAGAGGAGAGAAGCTTCATATCCAGAAGCTTGATCTTGAAGAGGGCAGAGTTTTGATTACCGGGTCTATCGGCTCCGCTGTTTATACTGAGAAAAAAGACCGGCAGGATAAGGGATTCCTGAAAAAAATTCTCAAATGA
- the rnmV gene encoding ribonuclease M5, which produces MIKEIIVVEGRDDEAAVKRAVEAETIATHGYGISKKTFDLIEKAYSDRGIIIFTDPDFAGDQIRKRLSSRFPDGKHAFLPREEALKDGDIGIENAAPEHIRAALEKVRPSTSEKRFEFTQTDLFELELVGTSGSAQRRDRLGKLLGIGYGNAKVFLNRLNQYGVMRSELFEAVQQIDKRG; this is translated from the coding sequence ATGATAAAAGAGATCATTGTGGTAGAGGGCAGGGACGATGAAGCTGCTGTCAAGCGGGCAGTGGAAGCGGAAACCATCGCTACACACGGTTATGGAATCAGCAAGAAGACATTTGATTTGATAGAAAAGGCATATTCCGACAGAGGAATTATTATTTTTACCGATCCCGATTTTGCCGGAGATCAAATCCGGAAAAGACTTTCCTCACGTTTTCCTGATGGAAAGCATGCCTTTTTACCAAGGGAGGAAGCCTTAAAGGATGGGGACATCGGGATTGAAAATGCCGCACCGGAGCATATTAGAGCAGCGCTGGAAAAGGTCAGGCCATCTACTTCAGAGAAACGCTTCGAATTTACCCAGACGGATTTATTTGAACTTGAACTCGTGGGCACTTCCGGGAGTGCGCAGCGCAGGGATCGACTGGGAAAACTGCTTGGCATCGGCTATGGAAACGCTAAGGTGTTTCTAAATCGATTGAATCAATACGGGGTTATGCGCAGCGAACTTTTTGAAGCGGTACAGCAAATAGACAAAAGAGGATAA
- the rsmA gene encoding 16S rRNA (adenine(1518)-N(6)/adenine(1519)-N(6))-dimethyltransferase RsmA, with product MKLYSPTTISEVRKKHGFHFSKSLGQNFLTDKNIIDKIIEKSMIGKEDLVIEIGPGIGVLTAAAAEAAGKVIAIEIDRNLIPILRETLDDYDNIEIINNDVLKIDFASLLEQNEQINGQKRESVRIIGNLPYYITTPIIMKILEDRVKADSITIMLQKEVADRIKAQPGSKTYGALSVAVQYYCTVAHVASAPKEIFVPQPKVDSTVIRLDVRKEKPVILSSEETFFAVVKAGFGQRRKTLLNSLTGIYGLTKDEVAVVMATAGIDPVRRAETLSLEEFAALANTIRAER from the coding sequence ATGAAATTATATTCACCTACTACAATCAGTGAAGTTAGGAAAAAACACGGCTTTCATTTTTCGAAGAGCCTTGGCCAAAATTTTTTGACAGATAAAAATATCATTGACAAAATCATAGAAAAATCAATGATTGGAAAAGAAGATCTGGTTATCGAGATCGGCCCCGGTATCGGGGTTCTTACCGCTGCTGCTGCCGAGGCAGCAGGAAAAGTAATCGCCATTGAGATTGACAGAAATCTGATTCCCATACTAAGGGAAACGCTTGACGATTATGACAATATTGAAATTATAAACAATGACGTGCTAAAAATTGATTTTGCTTCCTTACTGGAACAAAACGAGCAGATCAATGGTCAAAAAAGAGAAAGCGTCAGAATTATAGGGAATCTTCCTTATTATATCACGACACCGATTATTATGAAGATACTGGAGGATCGGGTAAAGGCCGACAGCATCACCATCATGCTTCAGAAAGAAGTAGCGGACCGGATCAAAGCGCAGCCAGGTTCAAAGACCTACGGGGCTCTATCCGTTGCCGTGCAATACTATTGCACCGTTGCCCATGTGGCGAGTGCGCCAAAAGAAATTTTCGTCCCGCAGCCCAAGGTGGATTCCACTGTGATCAGGCTGGACGTACGTAAGGAGAAACCGGTGATTTTGTCCAGTGAAGAAACCTTTTTCGCTGTGGTCAAGGCTGGATTCGGTCAAAGAAGAAAAACGCTCCTAAACTCTCTAACCGGTATTTACGGGCTGACGAAGGATGAGGTTGCAGTGGTTATGGCTACCGCCGGGATCGATCCTGTTAGAAGGGCTGAAACCCTGAGCCTGGAGGAGTTTGCCGCTTTAGCAAATACCATTCGAGCAGAGAGATAA
- a CDS encoding LTA synthase family protein, which produces MKAFFNKYLHNSITLCVVLSFMINFIIEAVSRRSVLLCFDFITDSPMTFLYNTFLIFFTFSIAYLVKRRIFVYVMVSIFWLSIGITNGVILSYRTTPFTVTDLALLESVMSIIPNYLNTFQMVLVGVAALLVVLALTLVFFFMPKHKQKINYKKSVLGVLLLGLAMYGSTSLAINQNWVSTYFGNLGYAYRDYGFPYCFVNTWLNTGISSPNGYSEAAIKGIFTEEELEELNTIPVSAGGEERRPNVIMLQLESFFDPTLMEALSFSEDPVPNFRKLKENYSTGFLTVPSIGAGTANTEFEVLSGMRVRFFGPGEYPYKSVLKDKTCESIAYDLKRIGYGTHAIHNHRGAFYGRNKVFPNMGFDTFTSLEYMNNVTKTPKNWAKDRVLTDEILAALKSTVSEDLVYTISVQGHGQYPDMRLIEPKITMSGIQAESDAYAFEYYVQQIHEMDEFIGALTEALKAFDEDTVLVMYGDHLPSLNIKDSDLVNKTVYQTEYVIWDNFGLKKEDKNLYSYQLSAEVLNQIGIHDGVLTKFHQQHKEDPMYLSNLKALQYDMLYGKEYIYGGINPFATTDMKMGVKEIKVDRVVEVGKKLYIKGQNFTPFSKITIGDKVLDTIFLDPSVLGLLEEVKPEDVSKMKVSQVEKNNEILSTTE; this is translated from the coding sequence ATGAAAGCTTTTTTTAATAAATATTTGCATAACTCGATTACACTTTGTGTTGTGCTGTCGTTTATGATCAATTTCATAATTGAAGCCGTAAGCCGGAGATCTGTGCTGCTGTGTTTTGATTTTATCACAGACTCTCCCATGACCTTCCTGTACAACACATTTTTGATCTTCTTTACCTTTTCCATTGCATACCTGGTAAAGAGGCGAATTTTTGTATATGTGATGGTATCGATCTTCTGGCTGTCCATCGGAATCACAAACGGTGTGATTCTCAGCTACAGAACGACGCCGTTTACCGTAACAGATCTGGCCCTCCTGGAGTCAGTGATGTCGATTATACCCAATTACCTAAATACGTTCCAGATGGTCCTGGTCGGTGTGGCGGCACTACTGGTCGTCCTCGCACTGACTCTTGTTTTCTTCTTTATGCCAAAGCATAAGCAGAAGATTAATTATAAAAAAAGTGTTCTGGGAGTACTGCTTCTTGGCCTTGCCATGTATGGATCAACAAGCCTAGCGATCAATCAGAATTGGGTATCAACCTATTTCGGAAACCTGGGATATGCATACAGGGATTATGGATTTCCATATTGCTTTGTGAATACTTGGCTCAATACCGGAATTTCATCCCCAAACGGATATTCAGAAGCTGCAATTAAAGGAATTTTTACCGAAGAAGAGCTTGAGGAACTGAATACGATTCCCGTATCTGCGGGAGGGGAAGAGAGAAGGCCGAATGTCATTATGCTGCAGCTGGAATCCTTCTTTGATCCCACGCTGATGGAAGCTCTATCCTTTTCGGAGGATCCGGTTCCGAATTTCCGAAAGCTCAAGGAAAACTATTCTACAGGATTCCTTACGGTTCCTTCTATCGGTGCGGGTACTGCCAACACAGAGTTTGAGGTCCTGTCGGGAATGCGTGTGAGATTTTTCGGTCCGGGTGAGTACCCCTATAAATCGGTACTGAAGGATAAGACCTGTGAAAGCATTGCTTATGATTTGAAACGAATTGGCTACGGCACCCATGCAATTCACAACCATAGAGGAGCTTTCTACGGAAGAAACAAGGTATTCCCCAATATGGGCTTTGATACGTTTACTTCTCTTGAATACATGAATAATGTTACTAAGACACCGAAGAATTGGGCCAAGGATCGGGTTCTCACAGATGAGATTCTAGCCGCATTGAAATCGACGGTGAGCGAAGACCTAGTGTATACCATATCTGTTCAAGGACATGGACAGTATCCTGACATGAGGCTCATTGAGCCGAAGATCACAATGTCCGGAATTCAGGCGGAAAGTGATGCCTATGCGTTTGAATATTATGTGCAGCAGATTCATGAAATGGATGAATTTATTGGAGCACTTACTGAGGCCCTTAAGGCTTTCGATGAAGACACTGTATTGGTGATGTACGGAGATCATTTGCCAAGCTTGAACATCAAAGACAGTGATCTGGTGAATAAAACCGTTTACCAAACGGAGTATGTCATCTGGGATAATTTCGGACTAAAAAAAGAGGATAAGAATCTATACTCATATCAGCTCAGTGCAGAAGTACTGAACCAAATTGGGATTCATGATGGTGTGCTTACAAAGTTTCATCAGCAGCACAAGGAAGATCCCATGTATCTGTCAAATCTGAAAGCACTGCAGTACGATATGCTTTATGGCAAGGAGTACATCTACGGAGGCATTAACCCCTTTGCGACAACCGATATGAAGATGGGCGTTAAGGAGATCAAGGTGGATCGAGTGGTCGAGGTCGGTAAAAAATTATACATCAAGGGACAAAATTTCACACCGTTCAGTAAAATTACTATTGGAGATAAAGTCCTGGACACAATTTTCCTGGATCCCAGCGTCCTTGGATTACTGGAAGAGGTTAAGCCGGAAGATGTCTCAAAAATGAAGGTCAGCCAGGTGGAAAAGAATAACGAGATCCTGAGCACCACAGAATAA
- a CDS encoding MmcQ/YjbR family DNA-binding protein yields the protein MNYSWIDEYLLKKPGVEKDYKPEWEATRYMIRGKMFGMQGGDKYGTAIFTMKLAPMDGQLLRDTYKDIVPGYYMNKEHWNSLYLEGDVPDDVVRDMLDQSYEVLLNSLSKKVQQEIREPR from the coding sequence ATGAACTATTCTTGGATCGATGAATATTTGCTGAAAAAGCCGGGCGTCGAAAAGGATTATAAACCGGAGTGGGAAGCCACAAGGTATATGATCCGAGGGAAAATGTTCGGCATGCAGGGCGGCGATAAGTATGGAACCGCCATTTTTACCATGAAGCTAGCACCTATGGACGGTCAGCTGCTGCGAGATACTTACAAAGATATTGTTCCCGGTTACTATATGAATAAAGAACACTGGAATTCCCTGTATCTGGAGGGCGATGTGCCTGATGATGTGGTTCGGGATATGCTTGACCAATCTTATGAAGTCCTGCTGAATTCGCTGAGCAAGAAGGTACAGCAGGAGATCCGAGAACCTAGATAA
- a CDS encoding GNAT family N-acetyltransferase, which produces MKTIETERLLLRDWSIEDVDDLYDYAKNPNVGPHGGWKPHESKVESLEIMQSLFIDKYDSWAIVHKETGKVIGSIGYESDARRPGINCRELGYAMHEGYWGKGIMTEAAKAVIQHAFLEMDIPMIAIYRSPLNERSGRVIEKCGFTFEGTLRNAYKIYDGTVRDVNCYSMLKEEFEALAKVNP; this is translated from the coding sequence ATGAAAACCATAGAAACAGAGCGTCTATTGCTCAGAGACTGGTCCATTGAGGATGTTGATGATTTGTATGATTATGCGAAAAACCCTAACGTTGGACCCCACGGCGGCTGGAAGCCTCATGAGAGCAAGGTGGAATCTCTAGAAATCATGCAGTCCTTGTTCATTGACAAGTACGACAGCTGGGCCATTGTACATAAGGAGACTGGCAAGGTCATCGGTTCCATCGGCTATGAGAGCGATGCCAGGCGGCCGGGGATAAACTGCAGGGAGCTGGGTTATGCAATGCATGAGGGTTATTGGGGCAAGGGTATCATGACAGAGGCGGCCAAAGCTGTGATTCAGCATGCATTTTTAGAAATGGATATTCCGATGATCGCTATTTATCGGAGCCCACTGAATGAGCGCTCCGGGAGGGTCATTGAAAAGTGCGGTTTTACGTTTGAGGGCACACTTAGAAATGCCTATAAGATCTATGACGGAACCGTTCGGGATGTCAATTGTTACTCGATGCTGAAAGAGGAATTTGAAGCCCTTGCGAAGGTGAATCCATGA